A genomic window from Flavobacterium johnsoniae includes:
- a CDS encoding aspartate aminotransferase family protein, with protein sequence MNLFNVYPLYDITPVKAVDCTIFDDKGVEYLDLYSGHGVISIGHTQPDYVAKLKNQLDHLGFYSNAIQNPLQVELAQKLGKLSGLEDYELFLCSSGAEANENALKLASFHNGKSRVVAFDNSFHGRTSAAVAVTDNKKIVAPINAQQEVTFLPLNQIELVEAELAKGDVTAVIIEGIQGVGGLDQGTTEFFQALEKACKKHDVVLILDEVQSGYGRSGKFFAFQHHGINADIISVAKGMGNGFPVGAILISPKFEASFGLLGTTFGGSHLSCAAGIAVLDVIEKLDLQKNVNEVYEYFLEKIKEVEGIKQVKGKGLMLGVEFDFDVAALRKKLIIEKHIFTGSANNKNLLRILPPLTVKKADIDTFVKALKESLEELKN encoded by the coding sequence ATGAACTTATTCAACGTTTACCCATTATACGACATAACTCCAGTAAAAGCAGTAGATTGTACAATTTTTGACGACAAAGGAGTAGAATATTTAGACTTATATAGCGGACATGGTGTGATTTCTATCGGACACACTCAACCAGATTATGTAGCAAAATTGAAGAATCAATTAGATCATTTAGGATTTTATTCGAATGCGATTCAGAATCCTTTGCAGGTTGAATTGGCACAGAAATTAGGAAAACTTTCTGGTCTTGAAGATTACGAATTGTTTTTATGCAGTTCTGGTGCTGAAGCCAACGAAAATGCTTTAAAACTAGCTTCTTTCCACAACGGAAAATCAAGAGTTGTAGCTTTTGATAATTCTTTCCACGGAAGAACTTCTGCGGCGGTTGCTGTTACAGACAACAAAAAAATTGTTGCGCCAATAAATGCACAGCAAGAAGTTACATTTTTGCCTTTAAACCAAATCGAATTAGTTGAAGCTGAATTGGCTAAAGGCGATGTTACAGCAGTAATTATTGAAGGAATTCAGGGAGTTGGAGGTTTAGATCAAGGAACAACAGAATTTTTTCAGGCTTTAGAAAAAGCATGTAAAAAACACGATGTTGTTTTAATTTTAGATGAAGTACAATCTGGATATGGAAGAAGCGGGAAATTTTTCGCTTTCCAACACCACGGAATCAACGCTGATATTATCTCCGTTGCAAAAGGAATGGGGAACGGATTTCCAGTTGGAGCTATTTTAATTTCTCCAAAATTCGAAGCAAGTTTCGGATTATTAGGAACAACTTTCGGCGGAAGCCATTTATCTTGTGCAGCAGGAATTGCAGTTTTAGATGTAATTGAAAAACTGGATTTACAAAAAAATGTAAACGAAGTTTATGAATATTTCTTAGAAAAAATCAAAGAAGTTGAAGGCATTAAACAAGTAAAAGGAAAAGGATTAATGCTTGGAGTTGAGTTTGATTTTGATGTAGCGGCTTTAAGAAAGAAATTAATCATCGAAAAACACATTTTTACAGGAAGTGCCAACAATAAAAATCTATTAAGAATTTTACCGCCGCTTACAGTGAAAAAAGCTGACATTGATACTTTTGTAAAAGCTTTAAAAGAAAGTTTAGAAGAATTAAAAAACTAA
- a CDS encoding glutamate-5-semialdehyde dehydrogenase: MNPLSIEKRNLVLRTMAKLVEQDRNQIILTNQEDLADYDGSDLAMEERLKVDDKKVDEMILSLNQLASQEDPVGVERFHFTHDNGIKVVNKTAAFGTILIIYESRPDVTIEAGGIAFKSGNKILLKGGKESLKSNLKIVSLWHKALEENGVSKDWVEYLNYNRTETQAFLEKPTQKVDLIVPRGGEKLIEFVKAHATCPVIVSGRGNNFVYVHKDADTDLALKVILNAKTAKISACNALDKVLIDSKLPNFEGFVAMLIEALIESKVEVIVDKSLEYFENTKTIENEDIWYEEFLDYKIVIGTIDSQDHAIDMINKYCGGHSAAIITRDNEVAQQFMESIDAAAVYQNASTRFTDGGQFGLGGELAISTDKLHQRGPIGLQHLVTNKWYVYGEGQIR, translated from the coding sequence ATGAATCCATTATCAATTGAAAAACGCAATCTCGTTCTGCGGACTATGGCGAAGCTGGTCGAACAGGATCGGAATCAGATTATCTTAACCAATCAGGAAGATCTTGCTGATTACGACGGCTCAGATTTAGCGATGGAAGAACGCTTAAAAGTAGATGATAAAAAAGTCGACGAAATGATTTTATCATTAAACCAATTAGCTTCTCAGGAAGATCCCGTTGGCGTTGAGCGTTTTCATTTTACTCATGATAATGGAATAAAAGTGGTTAATAAAACGGCGGCTTTTGGAACGATTTTAATTATTTACGAATCTCGCCCTGATGTTACAATAGAAGCGGGAGGAATTGCCTTTAAATCCGGAAATAAAATTTTATTAAAGGGAGGAAAAGAGTCTTTAAAATCAAATTTAAAAATCGTAAGTCTTTGGCATAAAGCTTTAGAAGAAAACGGAGTTTCAAAAGACTGGGTGGAATACCTGAATTATAACAGAACAGAAACTCAGGCATTTTTAGAAAAACCAACTCAAAAAGTCGATTTAATAGTTCCAAGAGGCGGAGAAAAATTAATTGAGTTTGTAAAAGCACACGCCACTTGTCCCGTAATAGTAAGCGGACGCGGCAATAATTTTGTTTACGTTCATAAAGATGCTGATACAGATTTAGCTTTAAAAGTAATTTTAAATGCTAAAACAGCCAAAATTTCAGCTTGTAATGCTTTAGATAAAGTTTTAATTGATTCGAAACTTCCAAATTTTGAAGGTTTTGTAGCAATGTTAATTGAAGCTTTAATTGAATCAAAAGTTGAAGTTATTGTAGATAAATCGTTAGAGTATTTCGAAAATACCAAGACAATCGAAAACGAAGATATTTGGTACGAAGAATTTCTGGATTATAAAATCGTAATAGGAACCATCGATTCTCAAGATCACGCAATCGATATGATTAATAAATACTGTGGTGGACATTCTGCAGCAATTATTACAAGAGATAATGAAGTTGCACAGCAATTTATGGAATCGATAGATGCAGCAGCAGTTTACCAAAATGCATCAACTCGTTTTACAGACGGCGGACAATTTGGTCTTGGCGGAGAATTAGCGATAAGCACTGATAAATTGCATCAACGCGGTCCAATTGGTCTACAACATTTGGTAACTAACAAATGGTACGTTTACGGAGAAGGACAAATTAGATAG
- the proB gene encoding glutamate 5-kinase: protein MSKKRILLKIGSNTLTKETNHISRGKIEDLGVQIAALNDEYEFIIVSSGAIAAAKQFVKLDNQDKDVFVKQALASIGQPHLMRIYNENFKDLGLNTSQCLLSYSDFEKEQTKKNIVNTINVLVKNNYIPIINENDTVATDEIRFGDNDKLAALTAVLLNVDILIIATNTNGIYTKESIHNEVPETIKLVNDLKTLEKEIGESKSSHGTGGMQSKIEAAAISKAANIETWIVNGLNDNFILKALKDEIAFTKIV from the coding sequence ATGAGCAAAAAAAGGATTTTATTAAAAATAGGAAGTAATACTTTAACCAAAGAAACCAATCATATTTCGCGGGGAAAGATTGAAGACCTTGGAGTTCAGATTGCGGCTCTAAACGATGAATATGAGTTTATCATAGTAAGTTCAGGAGCAATTGCGGCAGCAAAACAATTTGTAAAACTGGATAATCAAGACAAAGATGTTTTTGTAAAACAAGCTTTGGCTTCAATCGGACAGCCACATTTAATGCGGATTTACAATGAAAATTTTAAGGATTTAGGATTAAATACTTCGCAGTGTTTACTTTCTTATTCTGATTTCGAAAAAGAGCAGACCAAAAAGAACATTGTGAATACTATTAATGTATTAGTTAAAAACAATTACATTCCGATTATTAATGAAAATGATACCGTTGCCACAGATGAGATTCGGTTTGGAGATAATGACAAATTAGCGGCTTTAACGGCTGTTCTTTTAAATGTTGATATTCTGATTATTGCAACCAATACTAACGGAATTTACACCAAAGAATCAATTCATAATGAAGTTCCGGAAACAATAAAATTGGTAAATGATTTAAAAACGCTGGAAAAAGAAATCGGCGAATCAAAATCATCACACGGAACAGGAGGAATGCAGTCTAAAATAGAAGCAGCAGCAATTTCAAAAGCAGCAAATATAGAAACTTGGATTGTCAATGGATTGAATGATAATTTTATTTTAAAGGCGTTGAAGGACGAGATTGCGTTTACCAAGATTGTGTGA
- a CDS encoding GxxExxY protein: MELLHRELTEIIIKTFYEVYNELGHGFLERVYQNSLYLELKNKGLYVEAQKKIKVYYKGIEVGEYYADLVVEDLIILELKAANCIVIEFENQILNYLKGTNCEVGLLLNFGTKPEFRRKVFENSRKIRI; this comes from the coding sequence ATGGAATTATTACATCGAGAGTTAACTGAAATCATTATTAAAACTTTTTATGAAGTATATAATGAATTAGGACATGGATTTTTAGAAAGAGTTTATCAAAATTCCTTGTATTTGGAATTGAAAAATAAAGGTTTGTATGTTGAAGCTCAGAAGAAAATTAAAGTTTATTATAAAGGAATAGAAGTTGGAGAATATTACGCAGATTTAGTAGTTGAAGATTTAATTATTTTAGAACTAAAAGCTGCTAATTGCATAGTAATAGAATTTGAAAACCAAATTTTAAATTATTTAAAAGGCACAAACTGTGAAGTAGGTTTGCTTCTAAATTTTGGAACAAAACCAGAATTTAGACGAAAAGTATTTGAAAACAGTAGAAAAATAAGAATATAA
- a CDS encoding N-acetylornithine carbamoyltransferase yields the protein MNYISIKDINSLSKWVKQAIKIKKNPLKNQSLGKNKTLGMLFFNPSLRTRLSTQKAALNLGMNVMVMNFTNEGWTLEFEDGAVMNSGASEHIKEAAEVVSQYCDIIAIRAFAGLVDKEKDYQETVISGFLKYATVPIVNMESAIRHPLQSLADAITMEEFKPRHKDKPKVVLSWAPHPKALPQAVANSFVEMMQMQKDMDFVITHPEGYELSPEITKDCKIEYDQDKAFENADFVYVKNWSNFNDYGKVTNSDPNWTVTAEKMALTNNGKFMHCLPVRRNVIVSDEVLDGENSIVIEQANNRTYSAQLVLQKILKKI from the coding sequence ATGAACTACATCTCAATAAAAGACATCAACTCTTTATCAAAATGGGTGAAACAAGCGATTAAAATCAAAAAAAATCCACTTAAAAATCAAAGTTTAGGAAAGAATAAAACTCTTGGAATGTTATTCTTCAACCCGAGTTTAAGAACGCGTTTGAGTACTCAAAAAGCGGCTTTAAATTTAGGAATGAACGTTATGGTAATGAATTTTACCAATGAAGGCTGGACATTAGAGTTTGAAGATGGAGCTGTAATGAATTCTGGCGCTTCAGAGCATATCAAAGAAGCAGCAGAAGTAGTTTCTCAATATTGTGATATCATCGCTATTCGTGCTTTTGCAGGTTTGGTTGATAAAGAAAAAGATTATCAAGAAACTGTTATTTCAGGATTCTTGAAATATGCAACAGTGCCAATTGTAAATATGGAAAGTGCTATTCGTCATCCATTACAATCATTGGCAGACGCAATTACAATGGAAGAATTCAAGCCTAGACATAAAGATAAACCAAAAGTGGTTCTTTCTTGGGCGCCGCACCCCAAAGCTTTGCCTCAGGCAGTTGCAAATTCTTTCGTAGAAATGATGCAGATGCAAAAAGATATGGATTTTGTAATTACACATCCAGAAGGTTATGAATTGAGCCCAGAAATCACAAAAGACTGCAAAATCGAATACGATCAAGACAAAGCTTTTGAAAATGCTGATTTCGTTTACGTAAAAAACTGGAGCAACTTCAACGATTACGGAAAAGTAACCAACAGCGATCCAAATTGGACAGTTACTGCCGAAAAAATGGCGTTAACCAACAACGGAAAATTCATGCACTGTCTTCCAGTTCGTCGTAATGTTATTGTAAGCGACGAAGTTTTAGACGGAGAAAATTCAATCGTAATCGAACAAGCGAATAATAGAACGTATTCAGCACAATTAGTTTTACAAAAGATTCTTAAGAAAATATAA
- the argB gene encoding acetylglutamate kinase: protein MNVSVIKIGGNIIDNPAELEQFLTDFSKIEGYKVLVHGGGKSATKMAQSIGLVPQMIDGRRITDAPMLDVVVMIYAGQINKHIVAQLQAKDNNAIGFSGADGNLIQSTKRNHPTIDYGFVGDVKQVNTKLLTTLLEAGVVPVFCAITHDKNGQLLNTNADTIASELSIALSEVFDVTLTYCFEKQGVLQDSEDDSSVITEINETLYNKLKEEKVIHSGMIPKLDNCFNSLSRGVQKIKIGHHRMLQNSNILHTTITL, encoded by the coding sequence ATGAATGTATCAGTAATAAAAATAGGTGGAAACATCATCGACAATCCAGCAGAATTAGAACAATTTTTAACCGATTTTTCTAAAATAGAAGGATATAAAGTTTTAGTTCACGGCGGTGGAAAATCGGCTACAAAAATGGCACAGAGTATTGGTTTGGTTCCGCAGATGATTGACGGACGCCGAATTACAGATGCTCCAATGCTTGATGTTGTGGTAATGATTTACGCAGGGCAAATCAATAAACATATTGTGGCGCAATTGCAGGCTAAAGACAATAATGCAATTGGTTTTTCAGGAGCAGACGGAAATTTAATTCAGTCCACAAAAAGAAATCACCCAACAATAGATTACGGATTTGTAGGTGATGTAAAACAAGTCAACACCAAATTACTGACGACTTTATTAGAAGCTGGAGTTGTTCCTGTTTTCTGTGCAATCACACACGACAAAAATGGACAATTGTTAAACACCAATGCTGATACAATTGCAAGTGAATTATCAATTGCATTATCGGAAGTTTTTGATGTGACGCTGACATATTGTTTTGAAAAACAAGGTGTTTTGCAAGATTCTGAAGACGATTCATCTGTAATTACAGAAATCAACGAAACATTATACAATAAGTTAAAAGAAGAAAAAGTAATCCATTCTGGTATGATTCCAAAATTAGATAACTGTTTCAATAGTTTATCAAGAGGCGTGCAGAAAATCAAAATTGGACATCACAGAATGCTCCAAAACTCAAATATTCTGCATACAACGATTACATTATAA
- a CDS encoding M20 family metallo-hydrolase: MKNIDTLTQEAISLLKSLIETPSFSSEEDQTALLIENWFNQNEIPFKRENNNVWAFNKYFDENKPTLLLNSHHDTVRPNQAYTNDPFKAIEKDGKLFGLGSNDAGGCLVSLLATFVHFYENQNLSHNIVIVASAEEESSGKNGLNSVLKHLPELDCAIVGEPTLMQLAVAEKGLLVLDVKVKGTASHAAHQNDDNALYKSIPVMEWFKNYKFDKISDVLGPVKMTVTQINAGKQHNVVPSECDLVVDIRVTDRYTNAEILEVVKANVNAEVTPRSMHLNASSIPVAHGLVQAGIALGRTTYGSPTLSDQSVLSCQSLKLGPGETLRSHSADEFIFVNEIEEGVDLYIKILTDFFKL; this comes from the coding sequence ATGAAAAATATAGATACGCTTACCCAGGAAGCAATTAGTTTATTAAAAAGCCTAATCGAAACCCCTTCGTTTTCAAGTGAAGAAGATCAGACGGCTCTTTTAATCGAAAATTGGTTCAATCAGAATGAAATTCCCTTCAAGAGAGAAAACAACAATGTGTGGGCTTTCAACAAATATTTCGACGAGAACAAACCAACACTTTTACTAAACTCACATCACGATACTGTACGACCAAATCAAGCATATACAAACGATCCGTTTAAAGCGATCGAAAAAGACGGAAAATTATTTGGTTTAGGAAGTAATGATGCTGGAGGATGCCTAGTTTCTTTACTGGCAACGTTTGTACATTTTTACGAAAATCAAAATCTTTCTCATAATATTGTAATTGTGGCTTCCGCCGAAGAAGAAAGCAGCGGAAAAAATGGTTTAAACAGTGTTTTAAAGCACTTACCAGAATTAGATTGTGCCATTGTCGGCGAACCAACTTTAATGCAACTTGCAGTTGCTGAAAAAGGACTTTTAGTTTTAGATGTAAAAGTAAAAGGAACCGCAAGCCATGCCGCACATCAAAATGATGATAATGCATTATATAAATCAATTCCAGTAATGGAATGGTTTAAAAACTATAAATTCGATAAAATCTCAGACGTTTTAGGTCCTGTAAAAATGACCGTGACGCAGATTAATGCCGGAAAACAACACAATGTTGTACCATCAGAATGTGATTTGGTTGTAGATATTCGCGTAACTGACCGTTATACAAACGCTGAAATTTTGGAAGTTGTAAAAGCAAATGTAAACGCCGAAGTAACACCAAGATCCATGCATTTAAATGCGTCATCTATTCCAGTTGCACATGGTTTGGTTCAAGCAGGAATTGCTTTAGGAAGAACAACGTATGGCTCACCAACACTTTCAGATCAATCCGTTTTAAGCTGTCAGTCTTTAAAATTAGGGCCAGGAGAAACTTTACGTTCGCATTCAGCAGACGAATTTATTTTTGTAAATGAAATTGAAGAAGGAGTCGATTTGTATATTAAAATACTAACTGATTTCTTTAAATTATAA